The Lolium rigidum isolate FL_2022 chromosome 1, APGP_CSIRO_Lrig_0.1, whole genome shotgun sequence region CCATGTAAAGCTTGAGCCCCCCCTGGAAGGACCCTTTGTTATCTCAGGTAATACCTAGTGGAGCCTATCGACTTAAGAATGTCAAGAGAGGAGTCAGTATTCCAACCCATGGAATGTCGCACAGCTTTAACGGTTCTCCGCTAAGGATTTTTCTTCCATCATCTTACAATAAGGCTACTTGGCCTACAATGTAGCTACGCTCTATCAATAAAGCTAAATTTTCCTCCATTATAACTTTATAAGCTTATATTTCCTTTAATACACCATATACTCGAGGGCTGTGTCATGCACAACTTATATACTTATTCTATGCACCCTTTACCCATATGCAAAGGCTTGAGTAGCTGATTCTGCCTAGCAGGTATACCTTTGATAATTATGACCCACTTGCATGCTAACTGACATGTCAGCAAAGCATCAGGCTAAGGAAACAGCTTCGCGTGATGGTAGTGTATCAATTCATTCTTCAATCAAAGGCTTTACAAAGTTGCATACAAAAACCTACAAGTTACAATAGTAGCACTACTGTGCAGAACATTATGTATTCATCAGTAAATTTATAGCATTAACCGAGCGTTATGACTCCTCCACGAGTTGGGTCGTATGCTCGGGGCTACTTCCATCAGAAGCGCGCAGATAAGTAAGTATTTCAAACAAAATAGAAGTACTTCATATACAAAGCACAGGAACAAAGGGATGAAATAtctttcctttttcatttataAGTTGAGATCCGATGATTACATTGAGAGATTTGATAaaaataagagataatgcattgcacCGTTTATATTTAGTATTTTCTCTAGATGGCCTGGACTGCTAAGAGAAAGTTTGTCTTCTCTATCATTGTACATGTCCTAAGGCCTATGAGCTTTTTTTAACTGCTAAATATCATATGGCCTCTCATTAATTGTTCTCTCTCCCCACTGCATTGTTCTCAtttttctctctcttctcttATGCATGTGAAATTGTTGGTGCATGCAATAATTAATGAGGTGAGCCATGTAAGTATAGTTTCTTGGTTTTAGCGAATTGGCACATGGGCCTTATAATTCCTGAGTTAGTATATCttctattttattgaccaaatttaCGGTTAAAGTCTTTTTCTGGAAATGCGTAGTATCGAGTATAAATAAGACAATTTTATTTGCAACAGGAAACCACTAAATTGAATCTTTGAAATGTCTAACCGAAAATTAACCTCTACATCTGCAGGGCTTAATTAATTTCTAAAAAAATCTGTCCTAATTAAAATTCCTGAAATAAATCCAAAGGTAAAGAAAATTCTGCGACCTCCGATGTCTGCCAAACATTATCTTCTGACTGAGTCTGCAGCTAACTACATCTGGCGGACACGCACGAGCAGCTAAGCTAGACGCCGTGCATTCTGCGGTTGCTGCCGCCTTCGTGTCCGGCGGGGACGTACTTTTTCCAGAACCAGTGTCTGCTCCAGATGAGGCTCATCTCGtcgattggcacccccttggtctcCGGCAGGAAGAGTGCGATGAATGTGGTCATGATAACCATCCACGCCGCGAAGAAGTAGAAGAGGCCGAACTTGAGGTGGCAGAGCATGGTGAGGAACGCCTGGCCGATGATGAAGGTGAGCGTCATGTTGACGCACACGGCTATGCTCTGCCCCGCAGACCTGATCTCCAGCGAGAACACCTCGCTGGGCACGAGCCACCCCAGGGGACCCCACGACCAGGCGAAGCCGGCGACGTAGAggcagatgaagacgacgagCAGCAGGGCGTAGGACCTGGACATCTCGCCGACGCCCGTGGTGCCGAACTGGAGCGCGATGAGGGTGCCCACCACCACCTGGGACACGAACATCTGCGTGCCGCCCTGCAGGAACAGGACGCGGCGACCGAGGCGGTCGACGcacatgatggagatgatggtggcaAACATGTTGACGAGGCCCGTGATGACGGCGGACATGAGGGACGCGTCCCCGCCGAAGCCGATGGTGAGGAACAGCACGGGCGCGTAGAACATGATGACGTTGATCCCCGTGAGCTGCTGGAAGCATGGGATGAGCACGGCGATGGTGAGCTGGGGCCGGTACTTTGGCTCCAGGATATTCCGCCAAGGGTGCTTGATGGCATTGGCCTCCTCGCTGGCGGCCACCATGTCGTCGTACTCGTCGTTCACGTCGGAGGTGCCCCGGACCTTGATCAGCACCTTCTTGGCCTCGGCGTTGTATCCCCGGGCGATGAGGGAGTTGGGGGTGTCGGGAAGGGCGAGCGCGCCTACTGTGATgatgagggccgggacgccggcgaggccgaggcCGATGCGCCAGCCCCAGCCGCCCTCGATGCTGACGGTGGCGTAGTTAATGAGGTTCGCGGAGAGGATGCCGATGGTGGTCATGAGCTGGAAGCCGATGTTAAGCATGCCGCGGAGGTTGGCAGGGGCCATTTCGGAGAGGTAGAGCGggacggactggttggcgaagccGACCccgacgccgaggaggaggcggcccatGATGAGCATCATCAGGTTCGTGGCGGCGCCGTTGAGGGCAGAGCCGGCGAGGAAGGTGATGCCGCCGCAGAACATGGACCACTTGCGGCCGAAGATGCGCGTGACGGAGGCGGCCACGAAGGACGTCGCAAGCGCCGCCAGGTACAGCGACGACGTGAAGAGCGTCAGCAGCTGGCTGTTGAACTTGCAGTACTGGTTCGTGTCCTTGTTCGCCTGCGACTGGGCGTACACCGATGGGAAGAACTCGCTCAAGAATGAGTCCATGGACGTCACGCCACCTTCACCCACGCAAATTATATATTTCACTCTCGTTAGTTACTTGACCCATGATCATCAATCAATTTCTTTCCATTTCCTACTGTACGTCTCAAGGCATACCGGAGATGCCGATGTCGTAGCCGAAGATGAGCCCGCCGGAGGAGGCAACGAGGCAGGAGAAGAAGACGAAGGCCGTCATGTGCCCAGGGTAGACCTTGCCCCCGGAGGAGCTTATCACCACGCCGCCCGCCATGGCTGCGGGACCGGCGACAGACAACAGCGACCGACGGGTGGAAAAGGTTCGAGGATGAAGAAGGATTGGAGGGGACGTACGTAGCCAAGTTTAGGAGGAGGCTATTGTTGTCTTTATAGCACCTAGAGTGGCAAACCTTGTCCAATGGATACACTCATGGACGAGAATGCAAGCTAGCTATTTATGATCACGTCCTGCAATGAAGCATGCTTCTAATCTAATATTAGAGCACCATTGTTCTTCCGTTTGCTTGAGACCGGTCTCGGCCTTTTCAATCCATAATTAGTCTTTTCTTCTTTCTTGCTCCTCTTAACTGAGAAGCAGTGTCCGTTGCAACGGATTTGCAACAGTCGAATGCAAACTTCCATTGCAGTTTGCATGTGTAAACAATGCTGATGAAGCATTGTTCCGTTGCCAGTGTCCAAGGCCCTGTTTGGAACGCAAGATCCTCCTACGGATGCCGCACGAAACCCCGAATGTATCATGCGTGCAGATACTACCATGCTACACAACTTCTTCAGTCAATTCTTCATCCCTCAAAAAAAGGAGATGAACATTATTCAGAGATTGTAAACTCAGTTACTCCAATATACCACAGAAACTACAAGAGCGtcttccccttcctctgttcgaaAATAAGTtgcagatttgtctagatttgcGTCTAGATACATGTAAATCCAGACAAATCTGCGAAACTTATTTTGGAACGAAGGGAGTATAAACGTTCACTACTTCAGATGCAGCTACAGATGATTTGCCAGTTTTCACAACTGAATcaaaatatttcttgtacaactataCAATACAACCGTCGTGCTTTATTAGCACAACTGCGGGGAAATACATCTTCGCAGAAACTAGCTGGTAGAATTACAGAATGAGGTCCTGCACTGTACAAGGGCCCAGTAACTCAAGTTTTTATGAACAAAAGCTGTAAGGAGAAAAACACCTCTGGTGAGGAACACTGAATAAGTACACAGGCTGCACAACTGTCACAACCAAATCCACCAAAAAATCTAGGACTAGGTCGTCAACACCAGGTACAGACGTCCATGGTATCATATAGACATGGTCATCGGAAGAATCTTCTGAGCCGCCGGTTGAGGTTTGATTTCCCATG contains the following coding sequences:
- the LOC124683004 gene encoding sugar transport protein MST5, coding for MAGGVVISSSGGKVYPGHMTAFVFFSCLVASSGGLIFGYDIGISGGVTSMDSFLSEFFPSVYAQSQANKDTNQYCKFNSQLLTLFTSSLYLAALATSFVAASVTRIFGRKWSMFCGGITFLAGSALNGAATNLMMLIMGRLLLGVGVGFANQSVPLYLSEMAPANLRGMLNIGFQLMTTIGILSANLINYATVSIEGGWGWRIGLGLAGVPALIITVGALALPDTPNSLIARGYNAEAKKVLIKVRGTSDVNDEYDDMVAASEEANAIKHPWRNILEPKYRPQLTIAVLIPCFQQLTGINVIMFYAPVLFLTIGFGGDASLMSAVITGLVNMFATIISIMCVDRLGRRVLFLQGGTQMFVSQVVVGTLIALQFGTTGVGEMSRSYALLLVVFICLYVAGFAWSWGPLGWLVPSEVFSLEIRSAGQSIAVCVNMTLTFIIGQAFLTMLCHLKFGLFYFFAAWMVIMTTFIALFLPETKGVPIDEMSLIWSRHWFWKKYVPAGHEGGSNRRMHGV